A genomic region of Salinibacterium sp. NK8237 contains the following coding sequences:
- a CDS encoding ThiF family adenylyltransferase, with translation MTSPAQHDRPPLVEPGNHLSPDRLIRYSRQLANPGFGELAQRRLANARVLVVGAGGLGSATIPALAAMGVGTIGVIDTDAVELSNLHRQLAHGVADIGRSKLDSMADTVSRIDPEVSFIGHDVWLDSRNALELFAGYDLVLDGSDNFATRYLVNDAAALTGIPVVWGAILRYGGQAGIAWSGHGPTYRDLFPVPPAPGTVPSCAEGGVLPTVCAMIGAIMCSETVKLITGIGEPLLGRVSTYDALTGRFRELEYAASDDADAITELIDYDLFCGVTAAPASSGTHGSNDASGTGDEGGARSAGEEIESRELAALLRGAAPLQLVDIREPFEYAIAAIETAELIPLGGLEGRLADIRTDVPVVVYCHHGIRSERALRMLQGAGFTNIRHLVGGIDDYAQVIDPALARY, from the coding sequence GTGACGTCGCCCGCTCAGCATGACCGCCCGCCGCTCGTCGAGCCGGGCAACCATCTCAGCCCCGACCGTCTGATCCGCTATTCGCGCCAACTCGCTAACCCCGGCTTTGGCGAACTCGCCCAGCGTCGCCTTGCGAACGCCCGAGTGCTTGTCGTCGGCGCCGGCGGCCTCGGCAGCGCCACCATTCCCGCTTTGGCCGCGATGGGTGTCGGCACGATCGGCGTGATCGATACGGATGCTGTTGAGCTCTCGAATCTGCACCGCCAGCTCGCCCACGGGGTTGCCGATATCGGGCGCAGCAAGCTCGATTCGATGGCCGACACCGTCAGCCGTATCGACCCGGAAGTCTCGTTTATCGGCCACGATGTATGGCTCGATTCCCGCAACGCGCTCGAACTCTTCGCCGGTTACGACCTCGTGCTCGACGGCAGCGATAACTTCGCTACGCGCTATCTCGTCAATGACGCGGCCGCGCTGACCGGCATCCCCGTGGTCTGGGGTGCGATCCTGCGCTACGGCGGCCAAGCCGGGATTGCCTGGTCCGGTCACGGCCCGACCTACCGCGATCTGTTCCCCGTTCCGCCCGCGCCCGGCACCGTTCCCTCGTGCGCTGAGGGCGGCGTGCTACCCACCGTCTGTGCCATGATCGGCGCCATCATGTGCTCCGAAACCGTGAAACTCATCACAGGAATTGGCGAACCTCTCCTCGGCCGCGTGAGCACCTACGACGCGCTCACCGGCCGCTTTCGTGAACTCGAATACGCCGCAAGCGACGATGCGGATGCCATTACCGAGCTTATTGACTATGACCTGTTCTGTGGAGTGACGGCGGCGCCCGCGTCGAGTGGCACCCACGGCTCGAATGACGCCAGCGGGACCGGCGACGAAGGCGGCGCACGCAGCGCCGGCGAGGAGATCGAGTCGCGGGAACTTGCGGCCTTGCTCCGCGGTGCTGCGCCACTGCAACTGGTCGATATTCGCGAGCCCTTCGAGTACGCGATTGCCGCGATTGAGACTGCCGAACTGATTCCGCTGGGTGGCCTTGAAGGCCGGCTTGCCGACATCCGCACCGACGTTCCCGTGGTGGTGTATTGCCACCACGGCATTCGCAGCGAACGTGCTCTGCGGATGCTGCAGGGTGCCGGCTTCACCAACATCCGCCACCTAGTGGGCGGCATCGACGACTACGCGCAGGTCATTGACCCTGCGCTCGCGAGGTACTAA
- a CDS encoding VOC family protein encodes MNTITPCLWFNGNAEDAVQFYTTAFSDSSIVDTTHYPSEGLADFQQDLAGAVLTVTFRLAGQDFLAINAGERFAFNESTSFMVNFDPSTDPDARRNLDALWNALIDGGSALMPIANYDFSPRYGWLRDRFGVNWQLILTDPEGEPRPTIMPALMFGDGVQNRAREAIEFYASVFDNSQLGADVRYTERTGPAHPGSVMFGDVRLRDLWFVAMDAATRQHVTFTESVSFVVPCADQAEIDRYWAALSAVPEAEACGWCKDKFGVSWQITPTNIDELMKRPNAFEHMMQLKKIEIAKL; translated from the coding sequence ATGAATACGATTACGCCGTGCCTGTGGTTCAACGGCAATGCCGAAGATGCTGTGCAGTTCTACACCACGGCGTTTTCCGACAGTTCGATTGTCGACACCACTCACTACCCTTCGGAGGGCTTGGCTGATTTTCAACAAGATCTTGCTGGTGCGGTGCTGACGGTTACTTTCCGTCTCGCGGGGCAAGACTTTTTGGCGATCAACGCAGGCGAGCGGTTTGCGTTCAACGAGTCCACGTCGTTCATGGTCAATTTCGATCCGTCTACTGATCCGGATGCTCGCCGCAATCTTGATGCGTTGTGGAATGCGCTTATCGACGGCGGCAGTGCGCTCATGCCGATCGCGAACTACGATTTCAGCCCGCGCTATGGATGGTTGCGCGACCGTTTTGGCGTGAATTGGCAGCTCATTTTGACCGATCCCGAGGGTGAACCGCGGCCCACCATCATGCCCGCGCTGATGTTCGGCGACGGCGTGCAAAACCGCGCCCGAGAGGCCATCGAGTTCTACGCCTCGGTGTTTGATAATTCGCAGTTGGGCGCTGACGTTCGCTACACCGAACGCACAGGCCCCGCGCATCCGGGTTCGGTGATGTTTGGCGATGTCAGGCTCCGAGACCTCTGGTTTGTGGCGATGGATGCCGCCACTCGCCAACACGTGACGTTCACGGAGTCCGTGTCGTTTGTAGTTCCGTGTGCGGATCAGGCTGAGATTGACCGCTACTGGGCGGCGCTCTCGGCGGTTCCCGAAGCTGAAGCCTGCGGCTGGTGCAAAGACAAATTCGGCGTGAGCTGGCAGATCACTCCCACCAATATCGACGAACTCATGAAACGGCCGAATGCCTTCGAGCACATGATGCAGCTGAAGAAAATCGAGATCGCCAAGCTTTAG
- a CDS encoding MoaD/ThiS family protein: MTTHIRYFAAAAEAAGRDEEHLEIESGATLATLKELLIERYGSLMQRVVESGSFLIDGVVRRDPAHAVGASVDVLPPFAGG; this comes from the coding sequence ATGACCACTCACATTCGCTATTTCGCCGCTGCCGCCGAGGCCGCTGGGCGCGATGAAGAGCACCTCGAAATTGAGTCGGGGGCAACTCTGGCAACGCTCAAGGAGCTGCTCATCGAGCGCTATGGTTCGCTCATGCAGCGGGTCGTAGAGTCGGGATCATTCCTGATCGATGGCGTCGTTCGTCGTGATCCCGCGCACGCGGTGGGTGCTAGCGTCGACGTGCTGCCGCCGTTCGCTGGCGGCTAG
- a CDS encoding PH domain-containing protein codes for MEAAVIAAWTFVSEAPIPEDVMPMLLPGEQPIAAYKTFRDSAVFTNKRLIVRDAQGITGKKVELYSLPYSNVLMWSSENAGTLDMNAELELWTRAGHIKIKVGKAIDVRKLDMLIANVVIGAS; via the coding sequence ATGGAAGCCGCAGTAATCGCCGCCTGGACGTTCGTTTCTGAAGCCCCCATTCCCGAAGATGTCATGCCGATGCTGCTGCCCGGCGAACAGCCCATCGCGGCCTACAAAACCTTCCGCGACAGTGCCGTTTTCACCAACAAGCGCCTCATCGTGCGTGACGCTCAGGGCATCACGGGCAAGAAGGTGGAGCTCTACTCGCTGCCCTATTCGAACGTGCTCATGTGGTCATCCGAGAACGCCGGAACCCTCGACATGAATGCCGAGCTTGAACTCTGGACCCGTGCCGGCCACATCAAGATCAAGGTCGGCAAGGCCATCGACGTGCGCAAGCTCGATATGCTCATCGCCAACGTGGTGATCGGCGCGAGCTAA
- a CDS encoding sorbosone dehydrogenase family protein yields the protein MRSPRFTAVLVAGLLAGCAQSPVAEPEQSAATSAPSVDAAAVTVNAAEEATTIVSGLDAPWSMVRLASGSTLISERDTQLIKELTAGGDLREVGIVGEAAPDGEGGLLGLAMLDETQLHAYLTTATDNRIVRFELEGEAGSYALGASVDIITGLGKSRIHNGGRIAFGPDGMLYATVGDASDPETAQDLDSLNGKILRMQPDGSVPDDNPFDGSLVYSLGHRNPQGLAWDDDGQLWASEFGQNTWDELNIIRAGANYGWPLAEGESTGSSFEEPVYQWATDDASPSGLTFIDGTFFIAGLGGERLWEIHPGETTTATATFENAAGRIRDVIPGPDGSLWMLTNNTDGRGDPRDGDDRILQVELTAAP from the coding sequence ATGCGCTCTCCCCGTTTCACCGCCGTGCTCGTTGCTGGATTGCTAGCGGGATGCGCTCAGTCGCCCGTTGCTGAGCCAGAACAGTCAGCAGCAACGTCGGCGCCAAGCGTCGACGCCGCCGCCGTGACAGTCAACGCTGCCGAGGAAGCGACGACGATTGTTTCGGGGCTGGACGCTCCGTGGTCGATGGTGCGGCTGGCATCCGGTTCGACGCTGATTAGCGAACGTGACACCCAGCTCATCAAAGAATTGACCGCCGGCGGAGATCTTCGCGAAGTCGGGATCGTCGGCGAGGCTGCCCCCGACGGCGAGGGCGGGCTGCTCGGTCTCGCCATGCTCGACGAGACCCAGCTGCACGCCTACCTCACCACCGCGACGGACAATCGCATCGTACGTTTTGAACTCGAAGGTGAGGCTGGCAGCTATGCGCTCGGCGCGAGCGTCGACATCATCACCGGCCTGGGCAAGTCGCGCATTCACAATGGCGGCCGCATCGCCTTCGGGCCTGACGGGATGCTCTACGCCACTGTCGGCGACGCGAGCGATCCCGAAACAGCCCAAGACCTCGACAGCCTCAACGGCAAGATTCTGCGGATGCAGCCTGACGGCTCCGTTCCCGACGACAACCCTTTCGACGGATCGCTGGTCTACTCCCTCGGGCACCGCAACCCGCAGGGTCTTGCGTGGGACGACGACGGTCAGCTGTGGGCTTCAGAGTTCGGCCAAAACACGTGGGATGAGCTCAACATCATTCGCGCGGGCGCCAACTATGGCTGGCCGCTCGCGGAAGGGGAATCCACGGGTTCCAGCTTCGAAGAACCCGTCTACCAGTGGGCAACCGACGACGCGAGCCCCAGCGGCCTCACCTTCATCGACGGCACCTTCTTCATCGCGGGCCTAGGCGGCGAACGCCTGTGGGAAATTCATCCCGGAGAGACGACCACCGCGACGGCGACTTTCGAGAATGCTGCCGGCCGCATCCGCGATGTAATCCCCGGCCCCGATGGCAGCCTCTGGATGCTCACCAATAACACCGATGGCCGGGGCGATCCCCGCGACGGTGACGACCGCATTCTGCAGGTGGAGCTGACTGCCGCGCCCTAA
- a CDS encoding metal-sensitive transcriptional regulator, whose amino-acid sequence MVGYVEDKEVLLKRLRRAEGQVRGIHRMIEEDTYCIDVLTQVSAATKALESVALALLDDHLTHCVAEASREGGAVADEKLREASAAIARLVRS is encoded by the coding sequence ATGGTCGGTTATGTCGAAGACAAAGAAGTGCTGCTCAAGCGCCTTCGTCGCGCAGAAGGTCAAGTTCGCGGCATCCATCGGATGATCGAAGAAGACACGTACTGCATCGACGTGCTCACTCAGGTGTCGGCCGCCACGAAGGCCCTCGAGTCTGTAGCGCTCGCGCTGCTTGATGACCACCTCACCCACTGCGTCGCCGAGGCCAGCCGTGAAGGCGGAGCTGTCGCCGACGAAAAACTTCGCGAAGCGAGTGCCGCCATTGCTCGCCTCGTTCGTTCCTAA
- a CDS encoding molybdenum cofactor biosynthesis protein MoaE, which translates to MNDQNPASFATITDASIDEAAIRRAVESPASGAVVVFSGVVRNHDGGNEVWSLEYQAHPEAEALLAQCCAEVAAETGLAIAAAHRVGLLQIGDIALSAAVSAAHRREAFEACELLVERIKATVPIWKRQQLAGGATEWVGL; encoded by the coding sequence ATGAACGATCAGAACCCGGCAAGCTTCGCCACCATCACGGATGCTTCGATCGATGAGGCCGCGATTCGGCGTGCGGTGGAGTCCCCCGCTTCTGGCGCGGTCGTCGTGTTTTCGGGAGTCGTGCGCAATCACGACGGCGGCAACGAAGTGTGGTCGCTCGAATATCAGGCGCACCCCGAAGCAGAGGCGCTGCTCGCTCAGTGCTGCGCCGAGGTCGCGGCCGAAACGGGCCTCGCCATTGCGGCAGCGCACCGCGTCGGCCTACTGCAGATTGGGGATATTGCCCTGTCGGCAGCCGTCTCCGCTGCGCACCGGCGTGAAGCTTTCGAGGCGTGCGAGTTGCTCGTCGAGCGCATCAAAGCAACGGTGCCGATCTGGAAACGTCAGCAACTCGCGGGCGGCGCGACCGAGTGGGTCGGGCTGTAG
- a CDS encoding GyrI-like domain-containing protein: MKTDFKKTLDAYKARHNEFRILDVPPQQYLMVDGHGAPGADSDYTAAIGALYPVAYTLKFASKALDRDYVVPPLEALWWAEDMAAFTSGRDKSQWDWTAMILAPEWITATMFEDAVASVVAKSKTPENLPASLDKVRLETLDEGLCVQTLHLGSYDDEAEILAQLHSEFIPEQGLRMTGKHHEIYFNDFRKVEASKLRTLLRQPVEHA, translated from the coding sequence ATGAAAACAGACTTCAAGAAGACGCTCGACGCGTATAAAGCGCGCCACAACGAGTTCAGGATTCTGGATGTCCCACCCCAGCAATACCTCATGGTCGACGGCCATGGCGCACCCGGTGCCGACAGCGACTACACGGCCGCGATCGGCGCGCTCTATCCGGTCGCTTACACCCTGAAGTTCGCGAGTAAAGCGCTCGACCGCGACTACGTTGTGCCGCCGCTCGAAGCGCTCTGGTGGGCCGAAGATATGGCCGCGTTCACGAGCGGTCGCGACAAGTCGCAATGGGACTGGACCGCGATGATCCTCGCGCCCGAGTGGATCACCGCGACCATGTTCGAGGATGCGGTGGCTTCGGTGGTCGCCAAGAGCAAGACACCCGAGAACCTGCCCGCCAGTCTCGATAAGGTCCGCCTCGAAACCCTCGACGAGGGGTTGTGCGTGCAAACACTCCACCTCGGGTCTTATGACGATGAGGCCGAGATTCTGGCGCAGCTGCACAGCGAATTCATTCCCGAGCAGGGGCTGCGGATGACAGGCAAGCACCACGAGATCTACTTCAACGACTTTCGCAAGGTCGAGGCATCCAAGCTCCGCACACTGCTGCGGCAACCCGTGGAACACGCCTAG
- a CDS encoding heavy-metal-associated domain-containing protein has translation MSHTADYLVEGMTCSHCVSSVTEELSEVDGVTEVSVDLASGLPSTVSVTSESPLDDATVSAAIEEAGYTLVTSL, from the coding sequence ATGTCTCACACCGCCGATTACCTGGTCGAAGGAATGACCTGCAGCCACTGCGTCTCCAGCGTCACCGAAGAACTTTCTGAAGTGGATGGCGTCACCGAGGTCTCGGTTGACCTCGCCTCGGGCCTGCCCTCCACCGTTTCTGTCACGTCTGAGTCTCCCCTCGACGACGCCACCGTCAGCGCCGCAATCGAGGAGGCCGGCTACACGCTCGTGACGAGTCTCTAA
- a CDS encoding heavy metal translocating P-type ATPase: MTCASCAGRIERKLNKLPGVEASVNYATEKARVRAPEGMDPEQFLETVKAAGYSAVIPAPIHERDENDNVSAKSSDDDWASQLLHRLLVSTALAVPVVVMSMIPALQFTYWQWLALTLTAPVVVWGAWPFHRAAAVNLRHGAATMDTLISLGIIAAFGWSLYALFFGGAGEAGMHMTMTFFGTPEGGSSEIYLEVAAAVTVFILLGKYIEARASRESGAALRALLELGAKDAAVLRGGVEQRVAVSSLVVGDHVVVRPGEKIASDGLVIEGTSAVDASMLTGESVPVEVGPDDRVTGATLNVGGRLVIEITRVGRDTELARLGRMVEEAQTGKADIQRLADRVSAIFVPVVLGLAVVAFVGWMIVGGPIELAFTAAVTTLVIACPCALGLATPTALLVGTGRGSQLGILISGPQVLEQTRSVDTIVLDKTGTVTTGEMRLSSIEVLEGENEELVLARAAAVEAGSEHPVGRAVVAAAEDRSIALPTVTDFAAQAGTGVQATIDGTVVFVGKPSWLTADHQQTVSDAARALVEKAEAAGSTAMVIAWGGQARGVLVVGDTIKASSADAIAEFTRLGLRPVLLTGDNAGAAASVASAVGITDVHAGITPQGKLDVIRSLQAEGRVVAMVGDGVNDSAALAAADLGIAMGGGTDAAIAASDITVVSGDLMVVADAVRLAKRTLGIIRGNLFWAFAYNVAALPIAMLGLLNPLIAGAAMAFSSVFVVTNSLRLRGFRGSVNSRNS; this comes from the coding sequence ATGACCTGCGCCTCCTGCGCGGGCCGCATCGAGCGCAAGCTCAACAAGCTCCCGGGCGTCGAGGCGAGCGTGAACTACGCCACCGAGAAGGCTCGTGTTCGTGCGCCCGAGGGTATGGATCCCGAGCAGTTTCTCGAAACCGTGAAGGCTGCCGGCTATAGCGCTGTCATCCCGGCGCCTATCCACGAACGCGACGAGAACGACAACGTGAGCGCGAAGAGCAGCGACGACGACTGGGCATCGCAATTGCTGCACCGCTTGCTCGTCTCGACCGCACTGGCCGTGCCGGTCGTGGTGATGTCGATGATCCCGGCACTGCAGTTCACCTACTGGCAGTGGTTGGCCCTCACCCTGACCGCGCCGGTTGTCGTGTGGGGTGCGTGGCCGTTCCACCGCGCTGCCGCCGTGAATCTTCGCCACGGTGCCGCCACCATGGACACCCTCATCAGCCTCGGCATCATCGCCGCCTTTGGCTGGTCGCTCTACGCCCTCTTCTTCGGCGGTGCTGGCGAGGCCGGCATGCACATGACGATGACCTTCTTCGGAACACCCGAGGGTGGTTCGAGCGAGATCTATCTCGAAGTCGCCGCCGCCGTCACCGTCTTCATCCTGCTCGGCAAGTACATCGAGGCCCGCGCTAGCCGCGAGTCCGGTGCTGCTCTTCGCGCCCTGCTCGAGCTCGGAGCGAAGGATGCTGCCGTTCTGCGCGGTGGTGTCGAACAGCGCGTCGCCGTCTCGTCGCTCGTCGTCGGCGACCACGTCGTCGTGCGCCCCGGCGAGAAGATCGCCAGCGACGGACTCGTTATTGAGGGCACCTCCGCCGTCGATGCGAGCATGCTCACGGGCGAATCCGTACCTGTCGAAGTCGGTCCCGACGATCGGGTCACCGGTGCCACCCTCAACGTCGGCGGACGACTCGTCATCGAAATCACTCGCGTCGGCCGCGACACCGAACTGGCCCGCCTCGGTCGCATGGTCGAAGAAGCGCAAACCGGCAAAGCCGACATCCAGCGTCTTGCCGATCGTGTTTCGGCCATCTTCGTTCCCGTCGTGCTCGGCCTCGCGGTTGTTGCCTTCGTCGGCTGGATGATCGTCGGCGGCCCCATCGAACTCGCTTTCACTGCCGCCGTCACCACGCTCGTCATCGCGTGCCCCTGCGCCCTCGGCCTGGCAACGCCGACCGCCCTGCTCGTGGGCACCGGTCGCGGATCGCAGCTCGGCATCCTCATCAGCGGACCCCAAGTGTTGGAACAGACCCGCTCGGTCGACACCATCGTGCTCGACAAGACCGGAACCGTCACGACCGGCGAAATGCGCCTCAGCTCGATCGAGGTGCTCGAGGGCGAAAACGAGGAGCTCGTGCTGGCTCGCGCCGCCGCCGTCGAGGCTGGCTCGGAGCATCCGGTGGGCCGTGCCGTTGTCGCTGCAGCCGAAGACCGCAGCATCGCCCTCCCGACCGTCACCGACTTCGCCGCCCAGGCCGGCACCGGTGTTCAGGCGACCATCGATGGCACCGTCGTGTTCGTCGGCAAGCCCTCGTGGCTCACCGCCGACCACCAACAAACAGTGTCGGATGCCGCCCGCGCCTTGGTCGAGAAGGCCGAAGCTGCCGGGTCGACCGCGATGGTCATCGCGTGGGGCGGTCAAGCGCGAGGCGTGCTGGTTGTCGGCGACACCATCAAGGCAAGCAGTGCAGACGCCATCGCCGAGTTCACGCGGCTCGGCCTGCGCCCCGTGTTACTCACGGGCGATAACGCCGGTGCTGCAGCATCCGTTGCCAGTGCGGTGGGAATCACCGACGTGCACGCCGGCATCACTCCGCAGGGAAAGCTCGACGTCATCCGTAGTCTGCAAGCTGAAGGCCGGGTTGTGGCGATGGTCGGTGACGGAGTGAACGACTCTGCCGCTCTGGCCGCCGCCGACCTCGGCATTGCTATGGGTGGCGGAACGGATGCCGCGATCGCCGCCAGCGACATCACCGTCGTGAGCGGGGACCTCATGGTCGTCGCTGACGCCGTTCGCCTCGCCAAGCGCACCCTCGGCATCATCCGCGGCAACCTGTTCTGGGCTTTCGCCTACAACGTAGCGGCCCTCCCGATCGCGATGCTCGGCCTGCTCAACCCGCTCATCGCGGGCGCGGCAATGGCCTTCTCATCGGTCTTCGTCGTCACGAACAGTCTGCGGTTGCGTGGGTTCCGGGGCTCGGTCAACTCTCGAAACTCCTAG
- a CDS encoding nuclear transport factor 2 family protein, producing MNYESAQRWLDDYIAAWLSFDPALIGALFSDDIAYRYHPYDEPYRGRDAVVASWLGEGDDQGGASDVDEPGTFEAHYRPIAVDGTVVVAQGVSSYRDTPDGPIVRVYDNCFVMRFDDAGRCQEFTEFYTQRPASAE from the coding sequence ATGAATTATGAGAGTGCTCAGCGCTGGCTCGATGATTACATTGCGGCGTGGCTGTCCTTTGATCCCGCGCTGATTGGCGCGCTCTTCAGCGATGACATCGCGTACCGCTACCACCCGTACGATGAGCCGTATCGGGGTCGGGATGCGGTTGTGGCGTCGTGGCTTGGCGAAGGTGATGACCAAGGCGGTGCTAGTGATGTCGATGAACCAGGCACGTTCGAAGCACACTATCGCCCGATCGCCGTAGACGGAACTGTGGTCGTCGCTCAGGGTGTTTCGTCGTATCGCGACACCCCAGATGGCCCGATTGTGCGCGTCTATGACAATTGCTTTGTGATGCGATTCGATGACGCGGGGCGCTGCCAAGAGTTCACGGAGTTTTACACCCAGCGTCCGGCATCCGCGGAGTGA
- a CDS encoding YihY/virulence factor BrkB family protein gives MNEQPSSAAGRRHEWRYAFQRAYHGFMLHRGIDSAATLAFFAALAIFPAALTVVSALALGQGEDQAAETVLDLAREVLQEDTVEALKEPLTQLFSVGSPGLALGIGIALSVWSMSSYATAFGRAANSVFEIQEGRRFVKFRGLMLVLSAFLLMAFAAVAVLLLTTTNVATAIGDAFGFGEPWVAIWSYGRWPVLGGILTLIIAVLYYYTPNIRHERMRWVSTGAVFAIVTWGLATAGFGFYVSTIANYDRVYGWLGGALALLIWLYISNLAVVAGVEVDAEFTRLRQLRGGVSAENTVQLPLRDTYRNLVLARRQASDEAAGIAIRTRNGDTD, from the coding sequence ATGAATGAACAACCCAGCAGTGCCGCAGGTCGCCGGCATGAGTGGCGCTACGCCTTCCAGCGCGCGTATCACGGCTTCATGCTGCACCGTGGCATCGATTCTGCAGCCACGCTCGCATTCTTTGCGGCGCTCGCGATTTTCCCCGCCGCGCTTACGGTCGTTTCGGCATTAGCGCTCGGTCAGGGTGAAGACCAAGCGGCCGAGACCGTGCTCGATCTGGCGCGAGAAGTGCTGCAAGAAGACACCGTGGAGGCCCTCAAAGAGCCCCTGACTCAACTCTTCTCGGTGGGGAGCCCCGGTCTGGCGCTCGGTATCGGTATTGCCCTCAGCGTGTGGTCGATGTCGAGCTATGCCACCGCGTTCGGTCGGGCCGCGAACAGCGTTTTTGAGATCCAAGAGGGTCGTCGCTTTGTGAAGTTCCGCGGCCTCATGCTTGTGCTTTCGGCCTTCCTGCTTATGGCCTTTGCGGCCGTGGCTGTGCTCCTGCTCACCACCACCAACGTCGCCACCGCCATCGGTGACGCATTCGGCTTTGGGGAACCCTGGGTCGCGATCTGGTCGTACGGTCGCTGGCCGGTTCTCGGTGGCATCCTCACCCTCATCATCGCGGTGCTCTACTACTACACCCCCAACATTCGTCATGAACGGATGCGATGGGTCAGCACCGGTGCCGTGTTCGCGATAGTGACGTGGGGCCTCGCGACCGCGGGGTTCGGTTTTTATGTCTCAACGATCGCGAACTATGACCGTGTCTATGGCTGGCTCGGGGGAGCGCTTGCACTGCTGATTTGGCTCTACATCAGCAACCTCGCGGTAGTGGCCGGAGTTGAAGTGGATGCCGAATTCACCCGCCTGCGGCAGTTGAGGGGTGGAGTCTCAGCAGAGAACACCGTGCAACTGCCCCTGCGCGATACCTATCGCAATCTTGTGTTGGCTCGCCGTCAGGCATCGGATGAGGCTGCCGGCATCGCCATTCGAACGCGCAATGGTGACACTGACTAA
- a CDS encoding DUF6328 family protein: MNVNELGADASPDGRDETVTERSDRNWTEILQELRVIQTGTQILTGFLLTLAFQSRFSELDQYQVILYLALVSAAVLATALALSPVSLHRALFGRKVKHRLVAASDRLLKVTLVVVALTVAGTAMLIFDVVVGRIPGIVAGVVAAVLALLLWLIAPALARKYFSNE, encoded by the coding sequence ATGAATGTGAACGAGTTGGGGGCAGACGCGAGCCCCGACGGGCGCGACGAAACTGTCACCGAACGTAGCGACCGCAACTGGACAGAGATCCTTCAAGAGCTGCGTGTCATCCAAACGGGCACGCAAATTTTGACTGGATTCTTGCTCACGCTCGCCTTTCAATCGCGGTTTTCCGAACTCGACCAGTACCAAGTCATTCTGTATCTCGCGCTCGTCTCCGCCGCCGTGCTCGCGACCGCCCTCGCCCTCTCGCCCGTGAGTCTCCACCGCGCACTCTTTGGGCGCAAGGTCAAACACCGCTTGGTTGCCGCATCCGACCGCCTTCTTAAGGTGACACTGGTCGTCGTTGCGCTGACAGTCGCTGGCACGGCCATGCTGATCTTCGACGTCGTTGTCGGACGCATCCCGGGAATCGTGGCCGGTGTCGTCGCCGCGGTCTTAGCCCTTTTGCTGTGGCTCATTGCCCCCGCACTCGCCCGAAAGTACTTCTCGAATGAATGA